The Polynucleobacter necessarius genome window below encodes:
- a CDS encoding GlcG/HbpS family heme-binding protein: MTATKPYLTQADVQKILEAANKHAAANNWAVTIAVCDDGGHMLGLIRRDGCAPVSTYIAQEKAHTAAMGKRESRVYEEIINNGRTSFLSAPHISGMLEGGVNIEVNGFTIGAVGVSGVKSTEDAETAKAGIAAIL; the protein is encoded by the coding sequence ATGACTGCAACTAAACCTTACTTAACTCAAGCTGATGTTCAAAAGATTTTGGAAGCAGCGAACAAACATGCTGCGGCCAATAATTGGGCGGTGACGATTGCTGTTTGTGATGACGGTGGTCATATGTTGGGTTTAATTCGTCGCGATGGTTGTGCTCCTGTTTCTACCTACATTGCACAAGAGAAAGCGCATACTGCTGCAATGGGTAAACGCGAAAGTCGCGTTTACGAAGAGATCATTAATAATGGCCGCACTTCATTCTTATCTGCGCCCCATATCTCGGGTATGTTGGAAGGTGGCGTCAATATCGAGGTAAATGGGTTTACCATCGGCGCAGTCGGCGTTTCCGGCGTTAAATCGACCGAGGATGCTGAAACTGCTAAGGCCGGCATTGCGGCAATCCTGTAA